One stretch of Glycine soja cultivar W05 chromosome 7, ASM419377v2, whole genome shotgun sequence DNA includes these proteins:
- the LOC114419601 gene encoding GDSL esterase/lipase At5g45960-like, with the protein MEASNSHSFRSRVHLFVLFLLCFVVTIEANLKKKVPAFYVFGDSTVDSGNNNFIDTAFRSDFPPYGRDFVNQAPTGRFTNGKLGTDFVASYLGLKELVPPYLDPNLSDKELVTGVSFASAGSGFDPLTPMLGNVIPIAKQLEYFKEYKQRLEGMLGKKRTEYHINNALFFISAGTNDYVINYFSLPIRRKTYTTPLTYGHFLLQHIKDFIQNLWKEGARKIALVGVPPMGCLPIMITLNSHNVFLERGCVDKYSAVARDHNMMLQQELFLMQLNFSNNNPASAKISYLDIYGPLDDMIQAHQNLGFDAVDRGCCGSGYIEATFLCNGVSYVCSDPSKFVFWDSIHPTEKAYYDLFMAARPKIDALING; encoded by the exons ATGGAAGCCTCTAACTCACATTCGTTTCGCTCTCGTGTGCACCTTTTTGTGCTTTTCTTGTTATGTTTTGTGGTCACAATTGAAGCTAATTTAAAGAAGAAGGTCCCAGCCTTTTATGTGTTTGGAGACTCCACAGTAGACTCAGGAAACAACAACTTCATAGACACGGCTTTCAGAAGCGATTTTCCTCCCTATGGTAGAGATTTTGTTAACCAAGCTCCCACGGGAAGGTTCACAAATGGGAAGCTTGGCACTGATTTTGTAG CTTCATATTTAGGCCTAAAAGAGTTGGTGCCACCATATTTGGATCCAAATCTCAGTGACAAAGAACTTGTAACTGGTGTCAGTTTTGCCTCTGCTGGTTCTGGCTTTGACCCTCTCACTCCAATGCTGGGA AATGTAATTCCAATAGCAAAGCAGTTGGAATATTTCAAAGAATACAAACAGAGGTTAGAGGGTATGCTTGGCAAGAAAAGAACCGAATATCACATAAACAatgctttatttttcatcaGCGCGGGCACAAATGACTacgtcattaattatttttcgttGCCAATACGAAGAAAGACCTACACCACCCCCTTAACCTACGGGCACTTCTTGCTTCAACACATAAAAGATTTCATACAG AATTTATGGAAAGAAGGTGCACgaaaaatagctttggttgGAGTACCTCCAATGGGATGCTTGCCGATCATGATCACCTTGAATTCCCATAATGTATTTCTCGAACGTGGTTGTGTGGACAAGTATTCAGCGGTTGCAAGAGATCACAATATGATGCTTCAACAGGAATTGTTCTTAATGCAACTAAATTTCTCTAATAATAACCCTGCCAGTGCTAAAATCTCTTACCTCGACATATATGGACCCTTGGACGACatgattcaagcgcatcaaaATCTAG GTTTTGATGCGGTTGATCGTGGCTGTTGTGGAAGTGGTTACATCGAAGCAACTTTTTTGTGTAATGGGGTTTCATACGTGTGCTCTGATCCATCTAAGTTTGTCTTCTGGGATTCAATACACCCTACGGAGAAGGCATACTATGACCTATTTATGGCAGCCCGTCCCAAAATTGATGCCCTTATCAATGGCTAG